A genomic segment from Actinoplanes sichuanensis encodes:
- a CDS encoding restriction endonuclease: protein MLDGHRNIYVVTGGRDREIPLGRGINPMADSRRTGYVPAVLLSSSPWKAGSESTPWHDVFDLQTGRVRYFGDAKPGSSVQAEKELGNAALLTEFTFHRGSTEAERMRATPLIVLRAVSRNGVDKGYREFCGIGVLQRVERVVQWDAPTARSFTNFAYDIILLDLSDEDELFDWSWINMRAEVGGPAALSRAPQAWRRWVADGDRVLPKIQRRVATFTTRRKNDQLPTPGSAEHKVLMQVYERFATNKHAFESLASMIVGRILAGSGTAYIDGWITKASGDNGIDFVSRLDVGNGATSVKLVVLGQAKCVSPTGSSISAGDLARVVARLRRGWLGAYVTTATYTEPAQRELITDEYPILLVDGMTLAGEVRRLAAETYGGSIDRLLDHVLNTHDDAIEARRPEEILTIDGTYPHGTSI, encoded by the coding sequence GTGCTCGACGGTCATCGCAACATCTACGTCGTGACCGGTGGCCGAGACCGGGAGATACCCCTCGGGCGCGGCATCAACCCGATGGCCGACTCCCGACGGACCGGTTACGTCCCTGCTGTTCTCTTGTCTTCCAGCCCGTGGAAGGCCGGTTCGGAGTCGACACCTTGGCACGACGTCTTCGACCTGCAGACCGGCCGCGTCCGGTATTTCGGTGATGCCAAGCCGGGGAGCTCCGTGCAGGCGGAGAAGGAACTCGGTAACGCCGCGCTCCTGACCGAGTTCACCTTCCATCGAGGTTCGACCGAGGCCGAACGGATGCGTGCGACACCACTGATCGTGTTGCGAGCGGTGAGCCGCAATGGCGTGGACAAGGGCTACCGGGAGTTCTGCGGGATCGGTGTGCTGCAGCGTGTCGAACGCGTGGTGCAATGGGACGCGCCTACGGCGCGATCATTCACGAACTTCGCATATGACATCATTTTGCTCGATCTGTCCGACGAGGACGAGCTCTTCGACTGGTCTTGGATCAACATGCGTGCCGAGGTCGGCGGGCCGGCGGCCCTTTCACGGGCACCGCAGGCGTGGCGTCGATGGGTCGCCGACGGCGACCGGGTTCTACCCAAGATTCAACGCCGTGTGGCCACGTTCACGACACGCCGCAAAAATGATCAACTACCGACACCCGGCAGCGCAGAGCACAAGGTTCTCATGCAGGTGTACGAGAGATTCGCAACGAACAAGCACGCTTTCGAGTCGCTGGCTTCCATGATCGTCGGGCGGATTCTGGCGGGCTCCGGAACCGCCTACATCGACGGCTGGATCACCAAGGCGTCCGGGGACAACGGCATCGACTTCGTATCACGGCTCGACGTCGGCAACGGGGCCACCAGTGTGAAACTCGTCGTCTTGGGACAGGCGAAATGCGTCAGCCCGACCGGTTCTTCGATATCGGCCGGGGACCTGGCCCGCGTGGTCGCCAGACTCCGCCGCGGGTGGCTCGGCGCCTATGTCACTACTGCCACCTACACCGAGCCGGCACAACGAGAACTCATCACCGACGAATACCCCATACTGCTCGTCGATGGCATGACCCTCGCCGGCGAGGTCCGCCGCCTCGCTGCAGAGACATACGGCGGCAGCATCGACAGACTCCTCGACCACGTCCTCAACACTCATGACGATGCGATCGAGGCCAGAAGGCCCGAGGAGATCCTGACCATCGACGGCACCTACCCCCACGGGACCTCGATCTGA
- a CDS encoding response regulator, whose product MTDPIRVLIAEDQALLRDSFRILLEATPGMVVVGEAGTGREAVSLTLAECPDVVLMDISMPDLTGIEATAEICRQAAGVRVLILTTFDLDEYIYGALRAGASGFLLKDSTAAELVAAIRVIAAGEALLAPSVTRRLIAAFGSQPRPSQIFHRRLEGVTDRERETLTLIARGLSNTDIATHLRLSLATVKSHVGRLLTKLNARDRAQLVVVAYETGLVTASGADVTG is encoded by the coding sequence GTGACCGACCCGATCCGTGTGCTCATCGCCGAAGACCAGGCGCTGCTGCGTGACAGCTTCCGGATCCTGCTGGAGGCCACGCCCGGCATGGTCGTGGTCGGGGAGGCCGGCACCGGCCGGGAAGCGGTTTCGCTGACGCTGGCCGAGTGCCCTGATGTGGTCCTGATGGACATCAGCATGCCCGACCTGACGGGCATCGAGGCCACCGCGGAGATCTGCCGCCAGGCGGCCGGGGTTCGGGTGCTGATCCTGACCACGTTCGACCTGGACGAGTACATCTACGGTGCGTTGCGTGCGGGCGCCAGTGGCTTCCTGCTCAAGGACAGCACCGCCGCCGAGCTGGTGGCCGCCATCCGGGTGATCGCGGCCGGTGAGGCCCTGTTGGCTCCGAGTGTGACCCGGCGCCTGATCGCCGCGTTCGGGTCCCAGCCGCGTCCGTCCCAGATCTTCCACCGTCGTCTTGAGGGGGTGACCGATCGCGAACGCGAAACCCTGACCCTGATCGCCCGCGGGCTGTCCAACACCGACATCGCCACGCACCTGAGGTTGAGCCTGGCCACGGTGAAATCGCACGTGGGCCGTCTGCTGACCAAGCTGAACGCCCGAGACCGAGCCCAACTGGTGGTGGTCGCCTACGAGACCGGTCTGGTGACCGCGTCCGGCGCCGACGTCACGGGCTGA
- the fdxA gene encoding ferredoxin encodes MTYVIALPCVDLKDKACVDECPVDCIYEGDRMLYINPDECIDCGACEPICPAEAIFYEDDLPPEWKAYEAVNAEFFDDLGTPGGAARIGPLPRDHDLVAALPQPAGTA; translated from the coding sequence ATGACCTATGTGATCGCTCTGCCCTGCGTGGACCTCAAGGACAAGGCCTGCGTCGACGAATGCCCCGTCGACTGCATCTACGAAGGCGATCGCATGCTCTACATCAACCCCGACGAGTGCATCGACTGCGGGGCCTGCGAGCCGATCTGCCCCGCCGAGGCGATCTTCTACGAAGACGACCTGCCGCCGGAATGGAAGGCCTACGAGGCGGTCAACGCCGAGTTCTTCGACGATCTCGGCACGCCGGGTGGGGCTGCCCGGATCGGGCCGCTACCGCGCGACCACGACCTGGTGGCCGCACTGCCGCAGCCGGCCGGTACGGCGTAG
- a CDS encoding sensor histidine kinase → MIAARGWTVDAAAAVAVLLMCGVAALETGPHAWWQWLLIGVVAAGVAVRGRWPLPAAAVTLAASAAVLIDDVIPGFAAPGLCAAVALTQYTAAVRRPPSRSVPALAAGLGGAAVLGLWWPVAPLVAGSVVAVSWLTGWFVRRRRHLAERAFQERTARAVTEERLRIARDMHDIVAHSLSMIAMKASVARHVSAVRPEEGSAALEVIETASREALVEIRRAVGVLRVDHDEADQDLRTLTRRTEQAGVRVDAQISGETTTPPAVRLTVYRIVQEALTNVVRHSQATRCSVDVQAVPGSVTVRVVDNGVASVRVTDHGISRVRVVDDGVAPVRVTDHGTTRVPVADSGTAMVTTEDGGHGLRGMRERVTAYGGTLQAGPRESGGFAVTAHIPYGTAEQEWS, encoded by the coding sequence ATGATTGCGGCACGGGGGTGGACAGTCGACGCGGCGGCAGCCGTCGCCGTTCTGCTGATGTGTGGCGTCGCGGCGCTGGAGACCGGTCCGCACGCCTGGTGGCAGTGGCTTCTGATCGGTGTCGTCGCGGCCGGGGTCGCGGTCCGCGGCCGGTGGCCGCTGCCCGCCGCGGCGGTGACGCTCGCCGCCTCCGCCGCCGTTCTGATCGACGATGTGATCCCCGGGTTCGCCGCACCCGGGTTGTGCGCGGCCGTGGCCCTGACGCAGTACACGGCTGCGGTGCGTCGGCCGCCGTCCCGGTCGGTTCCGGCGCTGGCTGCCGGGCTCGGTGGGGCTGCCGTGCTCGGGCTGTGGTGGCCGGTGGCGCCGCTGGTCGCCGGGTCGGTGGTCGCCGTTTCGTGGCTGACCGGCTGGTTCGTTCGCCGTCGCAGGCATCTTGCTGAGCGGGCCTTCCAGGAGCGCACGGCCCGTGCGGTCACCGAGGAGCGGCTGCGGATCGCCCGCGACATGCACGACATCGTGGCGCACAGTCTCAGCATGATCGCGATGAAGGCCAGCGTGGCCCGGCATGTGTCCGCCGTGCGGCCGGAGGAGGGTTCGGCGGCCCTGGAGGTGATCGAGACCGCGAGCCGGGAGGCGCTGGTCGAGATCCGCCGTGCCGTGGGTGTGCTCCGCGTCGACCATGACGAGGCCGATCAGGATCTGCGGACGCTCACGCGCCGCACCGAACAGGCCGGGGTTCGGGTGGATGCGCAGATCAGCGGCGAGACGACCACGCCACCGGCGGTGCGCCTCACCGTCTACCGGATCGTTCAGGAGGCGCTGACCAACGTGGTCCGTCATTCCCAAGCCACCAGGTGTTCGGTCGACGTCCAGGCAGTTCCGGGATCGGTCACGGTACGGGTGGTCGACAACGGCGTCGCCTCGGTGCGGGTGACCGACCACGGCATCTCCAGGGTGCGGGTGGTCGACGACGGCGTCGCCCCGGTGCGGGTGACCGACCACGGGACCACCCGGGTGCCGGTCGCCGACAGCGGGACCGCCATGGTGACCACGGAAGACGGTGGTCACGGGTTGCGCGGGATGCGGGAGCGGGTCACCGCCTACGGCGGCACCCTGCAGGCCGGGCCGCGGGAGAGCGGCGGATTCGCGGTGACCGCGCACATCCCGTATGGCACGGCGGAGCAGGAGTGGTCGTGA
- a CDS encoding NgoMIV family type II restriction endonuclease encodes MTAPSFVDDLLAWRTLEKKTVNRLGRPYAPNCADVDNCDIADYIYAGRKVARIKPSGQNMGTDLEELVLEDLIPRVRRLDPRRSWDGARKRKVSDFTQYSHLKVLDRRMKEDLVLRTEFGREYTIKPDITIGSGTSSELFLHAVISVKWSMRNDRVQNVRPEGALLSRHRRGRPPHFVVVTTEPLPTRIAAIAMTTGEVDSVYHVMFDEMEEAVKEVGSKEQRARWKELVTQGRVRDYNTLPEVLTTT; translated from the coding sequence GTGACGGCACCATCCTTCGTTGACGACCTACTCGCCTGGCGCACCCTCGAAAAGAAGACGGTGAACAGGCTCGGCCGACCTTACGCTCCCAATTGTGCAGACGTTGACAATTGCGACATCGCTGACTATATCTACGCTGGCCGTAAGGTTGCGCGGATCAAACCATCGGGCCAGAACATGGGCACCGACCTCGAAGAGCTGGTCCTCGAAGACCTCATTCCGCGGGTTCGCCGACTGGACCCCCGTAGATCTTGGGACGGAGCCCGCAAGCGGAAGGTTTCGGACTTCACCCAATACAGCCATCTCAAGGTACTGGACCGCCGCATGAAAGAGGACCTCGTATTGAGGACTGAATTCGGGCGGGAATACACGATCAAGCCCGACATCACCATCGGGTCGGGGACATCTTCCGAACTTTTCCTGCATGCGGTCATCTCGGTCAAGTGGAGCATGCGAAACGATCGCGTTCAGAATGTGCGCCCAGAAGGTGCCCTACTGTCACGTCACCGACGAGGACGTCCGCCGCATTTCGTGGTGGTCACGACCGAACCTCTGCCGACAAGGATCGCAGCCATCGCCATGACTACCGGCGAAGTCGACTCCGTTTATCACGTCATGTTCGACGAGATGGAGGAGGCGGTGAAGGAGGTCGGCTCGAAGGAGCAGCGGGCACGGTGGAAAGAGCTCGTCACACAGGGGCGAGTACGCGATTACAACACCTTGCCTGAGGTTTTGACGACGACCTGA